The genomic interval AGGATGTCCTTGGGGGGCCGGTCGGAGGAGAGGATGATCTGCTTGTGGGCCTCGTAAAGGGCGTTGAAGGTGTGAAAGAACTCCTCCTGGGTGCGCTCCTTGCCGGCGATGAACTGGATGTCGTCCACCAAAAGGAGGTCCACGGAGCGGTAGCGCTCGCGAAACTCCGTCATGCGGTCCTCACGGATGGCGTTGATGAGCTCGTTGGTGAAGGTTTCCGTGGACACGTACTCAATCTTCAGGTGGGGGAACCGTTTGGCCACGGAGTGGCCCACCGCGTGCATGAGGTGGGTCTTACCCAGGCCCACGCCCCCGTAGATGAAAAGGGGGTTGTAGGCCCTTCCCGGGGACTCGGCCACCGCCACCGCCGCCGCATGGGCCATGGAGTTGTTGGGACCCACCACGAAGTTCTCGAAGGTGTACTTGGGATTGAGGTTGGGTTTGGGGGTTTCAGGGGTGGGGGCGCTGTGGAAGATATCCTCCTGGACGGCCACGCTGGGCACCACCTTGAGCTCAAACCGAGGGGCTTGGGCACCGAGGAGGCTGAGGGCTTCCTGGATCAGCTCGGCGTAGTGCCGCTTGATCCAGTCCAGGGCGAAGGAGGTGGGCACCGCCAGCTGGAGCACCCCATCCTGGATGCCCAGGGGGCGGATGCGCTCAAACCAGGTGTGGAACTCCACCTCGGTGATGTTGCGACGGATGTGCTCCAGGATGTGTTGCCAGATGGCCTCGTGGGTCAAGGCTACCCCCCCGCGTTTCCGGAGGAACATTCTACGCCAAGGCCTTGGGTAAAGTGGAGGGTGGGATGCGGTACGACGTGGTGGTGGTGGGAGGTGGGCATGCCGGCATTGAGGCTGCTTGGGCGGCGGCAGCCTTGGGGGTGCGGGTGGCCCTGGTCACCATCAACCCCGAGCGCATAGGCATGATGCCCTGCAATCCGGCGGTGGGCGGGCCGGGGAAGAGCCAGCTGGTGGCGGAGCTCACCGCCCTCGGGGGCCTTATGGGCCGGGCGGCGGACGAAACCGCCATCCACACCCGGGTGCTGAACCGGTCCAAGGGGCCGGCGGTGCAAAGCTTGAGGGTCCAGGTAGACAGGGATCTCTACGCCCTCAAGGCCCAGGAAATCCTGGCGGAGAGGCCATTAGAGGTGATCCGGGGGGAGGTGGCGGGCCTTTGGGTGGAGGGAGGAAGGCTTCTTGGGGTGCGCACCGTGGACGGGCGGGGGATCGCCGCCAAGGCGGTGGTGGTGGCGGGGGGTACCTTCCTGGGCGGGGTGGTTTGGTATGGGCGGCGGTCCCGGCCGGCGGGGCGGCAGGGGGAGCCTCCCGCGCGGTTCCTCTCCCAGAGCTTAAAGGCGGTGGGCCACACCCTAAGGCGCTTTAAAACCGGTACCCCACCCAGGATCCGGGCGGACTCCGTGGAGTTTGGTGAGCTCCTGGTGGTGCCCCCTGAGGTTCCCCCGGGAAGCTTCACCGGAAACCCGGGTCCCTATGCCACCAGGCTCCCCACCTGGCAGACCCGGACCACGCCCCGGACCCACCGCCTGATCCGGGAGAACCTGCACCTCTCCCCTCTTTATGCGGGGGACATTGTGGGCATCGGCCCCCGTTACTGCCCCTCCATCGAGGACAAGGTGGTGCGTTTTTCCGACAAGGAAAGCCACCTCCTCTTCGTGGAGCCCGACGGGCTCGCCACCAGCGAGGTGTACCTGCAGGGGTTTTCCTCCAGCCTGCCGCCTGAACTCCAGGAAGAGATGGTGAGGAGCCTGCCGGGGTTTGGGCGGGCGGTGATGCAGCGGTACGCCTATGCGGTGGAGTACGACAGCCTGGATCCCACGGAGCTCACCCGGGGCCTGCAGTCCCGGTTGCTGCCCGGGCTTTTCAGTGCCGGGCAGGTGAACGGTACCTCGGGGTACGAGGAGGCGGCGGCCCAGGGGCTTCTGGCGGGCCTAAATGCGGCCCGCTTTGCCCTGGGTCTTCCCGAGGTCCACTTGCCCCGGGAAAGCGGCTACATGGGGGTGATGGTGGATGACCTGGTGGGCCGGGGGACGGACGAACCCTACCGCATGATGACCTCGCGGGTGGAGCTCCGCCTTCTTTGTCGGGCGGACAACGCGGACGAGCGCCTGGTGCCCCTGGCGGTGGAGTGGGGCCTGAGGCCCAGGGAGGATCGGGTAAGGGTACAGGAGAAGTACCGGCGGATAGAGGCGGAGCTAAGGCGCCTGGAGGCGTTAAGGCTGGAGGGGGTAAGTGGCCTTCAGTGGTTGAGGCGGCCGGAGAACACCTATGGGGCTTTGGCAGAGCGTTTTCCTCCTCCCCTCCCCCTTAGCCCCGAGGAAGCCCAGCAGGTGGAGATCAGGGCCAAGTACGCGGGGTACATAGAGCGGCAGGAGCGGCTACGGGAGAAGCTGAGGGACCTGGAGGCCTTCCGCATACCCGAGGGATTGGAGTTTCCCCGGGTTCCGGGGCTTTCTCGGGAGGCCGTGGAGAAGCTCTCCCGGGTGAGGCCGCGCACCGTGGCGGAGGCGGCCCGGGTTCCCGGGATACGGGACTCGGACCTCACGGCCCTCTTGGTGCACCTCAGGGTGCTGGCCCACTAGAGGGGGGGATGTTTCCCGTGAAACAAGGGAGGCGGGGGTGGGTCTGAGCCCCAGGGGCGTCCGGCTTCTTCTGGAAGGGGGGCGGGCCTTGGGTTTGGACCTCGAGGCCCACCTTTCCGCCTTCTCCCGCCTTTACCACCTCCTCATGGAGGCCAACCGGCGCACCAACCTCACCGCCTTGCGCACGGAGGAGGACGTGGTGGTCAAGCACTTCCTGGATTCCCTAACCCTCCTCACCCTACCCCTTTTTGAGGGGGCCATCCGGGTTCTAGACCTGGGCACAGGGGCGGGGTTCCCTGGGCTTCCCTTGAAGATCGTGCGGCCTGAGCTGGAGATCACCCTTTTGGACGCCACCAAGAAGAAGGTGGCCTTTGTGGCCCAGGCGGTGGAGGCCCTGGGGTTGAAAGGGGCCTACCCCCTCTGGGGCCGGGCGGAGGAGCTGGCCCACCTGCCCGAGCACCGGGAGGCTTATGGGCGGGTGGTGGCCCGGGCGGTGGCGCCCCTATGCGTTTTGGTGGAGCTGGGCTTGCCCTTTGTGGCCCTGGGGGGGTATATGGTGGCGCAAAAGGGGCCGAGGGTGGCGGAGGAGGTGGCGCCTTTGCCCAAGGCCCTGGCCCTTCTTGGAGGCGGCTCGGTTACCGTCCACACTTTGCTCCTTCCCGTGGCCCTGGAGGAGCGGAACCTGGTGGTGGTGGCCAAGGAGGCCCCCACCCCGGCCAGGTATCCCCGGCGCCCGGGGGTGCCCGAGAAAAATCCTTTATGCTAGGGTCCAAGGTGTTGCGGCGGATCGCCCTGGTGAACCAGAAGGGGGGGGTGGGCAAGACCACCACCGCCATCAACCTAGCCGCCTACCTGGCCCGCATGGGGAAGAGGGTGCTCCTGGTGGACCTGGACCCCCAGATGAACGCCACCAGCGGCCTGGGGCTCCGGCCCGACCGCGGGGTGTACCAGGTCTTGCAGGGGGAGCCCCTGGAGGCCTTGGTGCAGCCCGTGGATGGCTTCTTTCTCTTGCCGGCCACCCCGGAGCTGGTGGGGGCCACGGTGGAACTCCTGGAAAGGCCCATGGCCTTGGGGGAGGCCTTACGGGACGAGGGGTACGATATCACCCTTCTGGACGTGCCTCCTAGCCTCTCCGCCCTCACCCTAAGCGCCCTGGCGGCAGCCCATGGGGTGGTGGTCCCGGTGCAGGCGGAGTACTACGCCCTGGAAGGGGTGGCGGGGTTGCTCACCACCCTGGATGAGGTGCGCACCCGGCTGAATCCCCGCCTCCGGCTTCTCGGCATCCTCATCACCATGTACGACGGCCGTACCCTCTTGTCCCAGCAGGTGGAGGCCCAGCTTAGGGCCCACTTCGGGGAGAAGGTGTTTTGGACGGTGGTACCCCGGAACGTGCGCCTGGCGGAAGCCCCCAGCTTCGGCAGGACCATCGCCCAGCATGCGCCCACCTCTCCTGGGGCCCACGCCTACCGCCGCCTGGCCGAGGAGGTGATCGCCCGTGTCCAAGAAGGCTAGCGGCTTAGGGAGGGGCCTCGAGGCCCTCCTGCCCAAGGGAACAGGAAGCGTGGTGCGCCTTCCCCTTTCCGCCATCCGACCCAATCCCCACCAGCCGAGGAGAAGGTTCTCCCAGGAGGGGCTGGAGGAACTGGCCGCTTCCATCCGGGAGAAGGGCCTTCTCCAGCCCCTCTTGGTGCGCCCTAAGGGCGAGGGTTACGAACTGGTGGCAGGGGAAAGGCGCTACCGGGCCGCGGAGATGGCGGGCCTGGGCGAGGTCCCGGTGGTCATCCGCGACCTCACGGACCAGGAGGCCTTGGAGCTGGCTTTGGTGGAGAACCTCCAGCGGGAGGACCTCACCCCCCTGGAGGAGGCCCGGGGCTACCAGGCCCTCTTGGGTTTGGGCCTTACCCAGGAGGAGGTGGCCAAGCGGGTGGGTAAGGCCCGTTCCACGGTGGCCAACGCCCTAAGGTTGCTCCAGCTTCCCCAAGAGGTGCTGGAGGCCCTAGACCAGGGGCTCATCAGCGCCGGCCATGCCCGGGCCCTTTTGATGCTGGAGCCTGAGGACCGCCTTTGGGGCCTAAAGGAGATCCTGGATAAGGGCCTTTCCGTGCGCCAGGCCGAGGCCTTGCGGGAGCGTCTGCTGCGCGAACGGGAGCGCAAAGACCAGGAACCCTCCCCCCTTTCCCTGGAGCTTTCCCGGCACCTGGGCCTGCCGGTGAAGGTGGTGGGGGGAAGGAAGGGGAAGGTGGTCATCCACTACCGTTCCCTGGAGGAGCTGGAGGCCCTCCTGGAGCGCCTGGGCTACCAGGCGTAGCCGAAGAGGACCCGCACCGCCCCGTGTTGGTCGGTGCGGTAGACCGTTATCCCGCGCTGGGCCAGGCGCTTTAGGACCTCGGGGTGGGGATGGCCGTGAGGGTTCCGGCCCACGCCGATGAGGGCCACCTGGGGCCGGATGCGCTCCAGGAGGTCTTCGTCTGTGCCCGTGTGGGAGCCGTGGTGGCTCACCTTCACCACCTCTATTTTGGGTGAGGCGAGCTTCCTTTCCGCCTCCCGGGGTACGTCCGCTAGGAGGAGGGCCTTGGCACCGGCGAAGTCCAGGAGGAGGACCAGGCCGCTCAGGTCGTCGGTGGCCTGCGGGTGGGGGGGCCAGAGGACCTCGAGGCCACCCCTTCCCACCCGAAAACGGCTCCCTGTTCCCGGGTAGCGTGTGGGCACCCCTTTGGCCTTGAGGGACTGGACCAGGGGATGGTCCTCCGAAAAGGCCGGGGAGAGGAGGGCAAGGCCGATGGGTACTTCCTCCACCACCCTCAGAAGGCCCCCATAGTGATCGGCATCGGGATGGGTGGCCACCAGGACCTCGAGGGCCCCTACCCCCAAGGCCCTCAGGGCCCGCACCACCTTCTCCCCCTGCTCCGGCCTCCCGCCATCCACCAGCACTTCGGCCCCGCCCAGGCGGGCCAAAAGGGCATCCCCCTGGCCCACGTCCAGGGCCCAAAGGTCCAGGGGTTTGGGCCAGGCGGAAAGGAGGCTCAGGAGGATGGGCAGGCTGGTGAGGAGAAGGGCTTGCCGCCAAGGCAGGAGGCGGTAAAGGGCCAGGAATAAGGGTAGAAGCCCCAGGTAGTAGAGGGCGAAACCACCGGGGGAGACCTCCCCCCACCAAAGCAGGGGGCCTTGGCCGGCCCAGCGGGCAAGAAGGACGAGGGCCTGGGCCAAGGGTTCCACCAGGGGGGCGAGGAGCCCACCCAGGAGGAGCTTAAGGACGCCTAGGGGCACCAGGAGGGCCACCAGGGGCAGGGCCAGGAGGTTGCTGAGGGGCGAGAGGAGGGGGAGGAAGCCAAAGCGGTGAAGGAGTAGGGGGGCCAAGAGGGCCTGGGCCCCCAGGCTGGCCAGGAGGGTGCCCAAGAGGTAACCCCTGAACGTTGGGGGAAGGCGAAGGGGTGGCAGGGCCAGGGCGATGCCCAGCACCGCCAGGTAGGAGAGCTGGAGGGAAAGGCTCAGGAGGCTTTGGGGAAGCCAGAGAAGCTGAAGGAAAAGGGCCAGGCCCAGGGCCTGGAGCACCCCGGCCGCTCCCAGGCCCAGGAAGAGGCCCAGGAGGGAGAGCCCGGCCATCAGGCTGGCCCGCACCAGGGAGGGGGTGGGTCCAGCCAGCCAAAGGTAGAGGGGTAGCGCCAAGAGGGCCAGGAGGTACCGCCACCGGCCCAAGGGGGTGAGGAGGAGAACCAGGCTACCCACCAGGAAGCCCACGTGGAGGCCGGAAAGGGCCAGGAGATGGGCGAGGCCCGCCTTTTGGAACCACGTATAGGCTTCCTCCAGTCCCCCCTTCTCCCCTAGGGTGAGCCCCTCCATCACCTCCTTGGCCATGGGGCTTAGGCCCTGGGCCAGGCGGCTCCGGAAGGGGGCGCGGGTTTCGGGAAGGGGAGCCAAGGGCTTTGCCCGTTCCACGTGAAACACCCCCCTCACCCCCTGGGCAAGGAGCCAGGCCCTCTGGTCAAACCCGCCGGGGTTCCGCGGAGCTTCCGGAGGGGCCAGGTAGCCCCTTAGGTGGTAGATGCCGTCCTCCAGGGGCGGGAAGTGCCTTACCCAGAGCCGGTGCCCCTCCCAGGTGGTGAAACCACCCCGAACGGGGAAGGTTCCCTCCAGCCACAGGCCATAGGGGGGTTCGGGGATGGGCAGGAGAAGACCTCGCAGGGCCACCAGGGCGAGGCCCAGGGCTAAGGGCAGGCGGAAAAAGGGCAAAAGCCCCAAGGCCAACAGGAAGACCCCGGGGTGAAGCAGACCCCAGGCCCCCAGCAAACCGCCCAATCCTAGCCCCACGCTGGGACTCAGTAAGGGAGGGGGTCCGGGAAGCCTCATCTAGGGTCGCACGTACGGCCTAAGCCGCTCCAGGGTGGCTGGCCCGATGCCCTTAACCCTTAGGAGGTCCTCCACCTGGTGGTAGGGTCTTCCTTCCACGATCCGCTGGGCCAGGACGGGGCCGATGCCGGGGAGTTCCATGAGGTCCTCGAGGCTCGCCCGGTTTAGGCTCACAGGCTCAGGCGCTGGAGGTGGAAAAGCGGCCTCCACCATGGTCTCCACCCGCACCCAGTGAGGCTGGGGGGCCATCTTGGGCCAGAGGCTGGCAAGCCCGAGGAGGGCTACCGCGAGGAGGTAGAGGAGGTGGAGGAGGACCACTCCGTCAAGGCCAGGCCCAACCCGCCCAGGAGGACGCCGGCCAGCACCCAAGGATCCGCTCCCGGGTTTAGGGCCACGAAGGCCACGGTGTAGGCTAGGGTGAGGACGGATAGGATCCTTAGGGGAAGGGCGAAAGGGTTTCTTCCCCCTGGAGCCTGGGGCGTGGGGACTGGGGGAGGGGATTCCGGCTCCGGGGCCAGCTCCACCGAGTCCCGCTTGGCGGCGGGTTCCTCTTCCCACACCGGGGCCTTGGGGGGCTCGGGAGGCGGTGGGGGGGCCACTTCTTGGGTCAGCGGAGCCATGGGGACAGAGGCTTGGGCCGAGGTGGCTTTGCGGGCCCGGGCCACGTGGGGTTTCAGCCCTTCCAAAAAGGCTTTGAGCTCCTCCAGGGGGAAGGCCTTCAAGGGAAGGACCAGGGAATCCCCCTCCCCTTGCACCAGAAGGGTACCGGCCTCTCCTTTGCCCACCCGGCGGATCCTGGAAAGCTCCAGGCGCTTTACCCCGGCCTCGTCCACAAAGACCAAATGGGCTTGGGTGACGGCCAGAAAGCCACCCGGACCTTCCAGCTTGGCCAGGGCTTCCTCGCCCAAGCGGGAAAACGCCGCCTCATACTTGCCCATGGCCCCATTGTATACTTCCCCTCGTGCCCTTGCGCTTGGGACACCGCGGTGCCCCCTGCCTGGCGGAAGGCGAGCCCCCCACCTATGCGGAGAATACCCTGGAGGCCTTTCGCCGGGCCTTGGAGGCAGGACTGGACGGATTCGAACTGGACGTGCACCTGACCCGGGATGGGGTCTTGGTGGTGCACCACGACTTCACCCTGGGGGGAATCCCTCTAAACGGGCTTGGCTTTAGGGAGCTTCCGGCCTATGTGCCCACCCTCGAGGAGGTACTCCAGGCCTTTCCAGGAGCCTGGATCAACGTGGAGCTGAAAAGCCTCCCTCCGGAAACCGACGGCCGGGAAGAAGCCTTGGCCCGGCTCCTGGCCCGCCATCCCTCGGATAGGATCTGGGTGAGCTCCTTTGATCCCTTGGCCCTGGTGCGGCTTGAGCGGCTTGGGGTGGGTCCCCTGGGCCTGCTCTATGAGCACGAGGAGGCGGAGGCCTTGGCCCCCTGTCTTGGGGTGGAATGGGTACATCCCGAGGCCTCTTTGCTCACCCAGGACAGGGTCAGGGAGCTAAAGGTCCGTTACCGGGTGCTGGCTTGGACGGTGAACCGCCGCCAGCAAGCCCAGGAGCTTGCCGCCTGGGGGGTGGATGCCCTGGTCACCGATTTTCCGGGGGTCCTCGTATAATGGGGGGGCTATGGCGAACCTGAAGAGCCTTCCGGTGGGCAAAGGAGCCCCTGAGGTGGTCCACATGGTCATCGAGGTGCCCCGGGGTTCCGGAAACAAGTACGAGTACGATCCGGACCTTGGGGTTATCAAGCTGGACCGGGTTCTCCCCGGAGCCCAGTTCTATCCTGGGGACTATGGGTTTATCCCCTCCACCTTGGCGGAGGACGGGGATCCCCTGGATGGCTTGGTGCTTTCCACCTATCCCCTCCTTCCCGGTGTGGTGGTGGAGGTGCGGGTGGTGGGCCTTCTCCTCATGGAGGACGAGAAGGGGGGGGACGCCAAGGTCATCGGGGTGGTGGCGGAGGACCAGCGCCTGGACCACATCCGGGACATCGCCGATGTGCCTGAGGGGGTTAGGCAGGAGATCCAGCACTTCTTTGAAACCTACAAGGCCCTCGAGGCCAAGAAGGGCAAGTGGGTCAAGGTAACGGGTTGGCGGGATCGGCAGGCGGCTTTGGAGGAGGTCCGGGCCTGCATCGCCCGCTACGGGGCCCATTGAGGCCAGTCCCAAGGGATACCAGGAGGGGCCGGGCCGAAGGGCCAGGCCCTTTTTATGCGGATTACAATGGGGTTGGAGGGGGTTTATGGTCTGCCCGGCGTGCGGGGAAACCCTAGAGCTGGAGGGGTACAAGGCGGGGGACCTCGTGGACTGCGAGGCCTGCGGGGCGGTCTTGCGCCTGCTTTCCGACGGCACCTTGGAGCTGGTGGAGGCCCCCCCCGAGGGGGAAAGGGAGGCCTTGTGGGGGCTTTCCGCCTACGGGGAAGGGGAGGAGGCGGTTCTGGTCTTTTCCGACGGCGCCCTGGAGGAGGAGGTGCGGGTTTTGAAGGCGGAGCTTCTGGAGGCCCTTCGCCGGTTGGAGGAGGGCATAGGGGAGGAGCCCCCCAAGGAAGCGGAGGACGAGCCCAACCTGGAGCCCGACTACGTGACGGCCCATGTGGAAACCGACCAGGGCCCCATGGCCCTGCGCCGCATCCTATTCCCGGGAAGCCCGGACCTTCTGGAGTTCACCCTGCCCTCGGGCTCGGTGTACGAGTTCACCTTCCAGGAGGTTCAGGAGCTTTTGAAGTCCGTTCTCCTTTAAGGTGCGCCTGGTCCTGGTCCCCACCCCCATCGGCAACCTAGAGGACATCACCCTAAGGGCCCTAAGGGTCCTAAAGGAGGTGGAGGTGGTGGCCTGCGAGGACACCCGGCGCACCGGGATTCTCCTCCGCCACTACGGCATCGCTACCCCTACCCTGCGCTTGGACCAGCACACGGTGGGAAGGGCCAAGGAACTCCTTTCCCCCTACGCCTACGTGGCCTACGCCACCGACGCCGGTACCCCGGGCATCTCCGATCCCGGGGCGGAGCTGGTGCAGTTGGCGTTAGAATGGGGCTGGCGGGTGGAAGCGCTTCCGGGCCCTACCGCCCTCATCCCCGCCCTGGTGGCCTCGGGCCTGCCTACCCACCGCTTCACCTTTGAAGGCTTTCTGCCAAAAGGTGGCAGGGAACGCAAGGAACGCCTCCAGGCCTTAGCCCGGGAAGGGAGGACCGCGGTGCTTTACGAAAGCCCCCATCGCCTGCAAAGAACCCTGGAGGACCTGGCTGAGGTCTATGGTCCGGAGCACCCTGTAGCCGTGGCTCGGGAGATCAGCAAGGTGCACGAGGAGGTCTTCCGGGGGACCTTGGGGGAGGCTTGGAGGCATTTTCGGAACCCCCGGGGCGAGTTCGTTCTGGTGCTGGGGCCTAAGGAGGCGCAGCCTATAGAGGCCCAGCGGGTCTTGGAGGAGCTGAAAGCCCAAGGCCTTGCGGGCAAGGGGCTTTTCCGGGCTCTTCTGGCGAGGGGGGTTCCCAGGAACGAGGCCTATCGCCTTGCCCTGGAAGAGGCGAAGGAATCTTGGGAGGAGGAGGGATGAAACGGATAGGGGTGTTTACTTCCGGGGGCGATGCCCCGGGGATGAATGCGGCCATAAGGGCGGTGGTGCGCCAGGCCTATGCCCTGGGCCTCGAGGTGATCGGCATCCGCCGCGGGTATGCGGGCATGATCCTGGGGGAGATGGTGCCCTTGGGGGTGCGGGATGTGGCCAACATCCTCCAGCGGGGGGGAACCATCCTCCTCACCGCAAGAAGCCAGGAGTTTCTGACCGAGGAGGGGAGGGCCAAGGCGGCGGAGAAGCTTAAGGCGGCGGGGATCGAGGGCCTGGTGGCCATCGGAGGGGATGGGACCTTTCGCGGGGCCATGCGCCTTTTGGAGGAGCACAAGATCCCCGTGGTGGGGGTGCCCGGCACCATCGACAACGACCTCTACGGCACCGATTACACCATTGGCTTTGACACCGCGGTGAACACGGCCCTCGAGGCCATAGACCGCATCCGGGACACCGCCGCCAGCCACGAGCGGGTCTTCTTCATCGAGGTCATGGGGCGGGACTCCGGGTTCATCGCCCTGGACGTGGGGCTGGCCGGGGGGGCGGAGGTGATCGCCGTACCCGAGGAGCCCGTGGACCCCAAGGCCATCGCCGAGGGGCTTTTGCAGTCCCTGCGCCGGGGCAAGTCCAGCTCCATCGTGGTGGTGGCGGAAGGGGCCTATCCCGGGGGGGCGGCGGGGCTTCTTGCCGCCATAAGGGAGCACGTGCCCGTGGAGGCCCGGGTCACGGTCCTGGGCCATATCCAGCGGGGAGGGAGCCCCACCGCCAAGGACCGCATCCTGGCAAGCCGCCTAGGGGCGGCGGCGGTGGAGGCCTTGGCCGGGGGGACCAGCGGGGTCATGGTGGGGGAGGTGGAGGGGGAGGTGGAGCTCACCCCCCTCAAGGAGGCGGTGGAGCGCAAGAAGGACATCAACCGCGCCCTCTTGGCCCTATCGCGGGTTCTGGCCCTTTAATACCACCCCACCCTGGCGCAAGCCAGTGGGGGCCCCGGGGAAGCCCTTTTGTAGGCCCCATTGCGGAGGTGCCTGACGAAGGGAAGGGAAAGGGGGCAGCAGTGGCCTTACGGCTGGCCTAGGTCCAGGGCTCGCCGGAGCCAGGGGGAAGTCCAGGCCAGGCGGAAGGCCTCCCGGGCGAAGGGGCTTTGGCTTACCCCGTCGTATACCGGGGTGGGAAGGCTTAAGGAGGGGTAGCGAAGGGTTCCGGCGGCGGTTTTTTCCCAGGGATAGCCGGTCCAGATGGCCAGGGCCAGGAATAGGCCCAACAGGAACCCTCCCAAGGAGCCCAGAAGGGCCTCGAGGCCCTGGGAAAGGGAGGGAAGGGGCAGGCTTTTGCCCAGAAGCCCCAGGAGGAGCCCCAGGCCCAGACCCCACCAGGGGCCGACAAACCCCACCTGGGCCAGGAGGAGGTAGAGCACCACCCCAAGCCCGGCAAAGGCCCCCTGGAGGCCACTCCGAAAGCCCCAGGCCAGGCCCACGGCCAGGCTGAGGAGGGCCAGGAGGTCCACCCAGGTGAGCATGGCTTCAGTTTACCCCCTAGCCCCGGATGTACCAGCCCCGGGCCCTTAAGGCGGCCAGGAGACGGGCCATGGCCTCCTCCACCTCCTCGTCCTTCAGGGTGCGCTCGGGGTGGCGGAAGCGCAGGTGGAAGGCCAGGCTCTTCTCCCCCTCCTTAAGGGGTGGGCCCTGGTAAAGGTCAAATAGTTGAAGGCTTTCCAGGTAAGGTCCCGCTGCCTGGCGAAGAAGGGCCTCCACCTCCCCGTAGGGCGTGGCCTCCGGGACCACCACCGCCAGGTCCCGGAGGGCTAGGGGGTAGCGGGAGGGGTCCTGGAAGCGGAAGGGCTTCTCGGGGAGGGGGAGGACCAGCTCAAAGAGGAAGACCGGGGGAAGCTCGAGGGCCGCGAGGATCTCCGGATGTACCTGGCCCAGGAACCCTTTTTCCTCCCCGGCCACCCACACCTTCCCCGAAACCCCGGGATGGAGGAAGGGGTAGGGATGGGCCTCCACCCTTAGGCCCAGGCCCAGCCGGTCCAACAAGGCTTCCAGAAGCCCCTTGAGGAGGGGATACCCGGAAAGCTTCTCCCCATGGGGAAGCCCCAGACCCTCCCCGAAGAGGAGGCCTGCCAGGTGGGTTTCCTCCCTCACCCGCGTTCCCTCTTTCCCAAAAACCTTGCCCACCTCAAAGAGAAGGGCCTTTGGCGGCCGGTCCAGGGCCAGGTTTTCCTGAAGGAGCCTGAGGAGACCAGGGAAGAGGTGGGTCCTCAGGGCGGCCTTCTCCGGGCTCAGGGGGTTTTTCAGGCGCCAGGGGGGTGGGGGCAGGCGGAACAGGGGGGCCTCCTCGGGGTCCATGAAGCTATAGGTGTAGACCTCCTGGAAGCCCAGGCCCGCAAGGAGGTCCTTTAGGCGGCGCTCCCTTTGGTAGGGCCTTTCCACCCCCCGGTTATCGGGGGCGGGGAAGAAGGCGGGAAGGTCCAGGGGGATGCTCTCGTAGCCCTGGATGCGGGCGATCTCCTCTACCAGGTCCTCTTCCAGCTTTAGGTCCAGGCGGCGGCTAGGGGGTGTGACCCGGTAAGGACCTTCCCCTTCCACCCGGCAGCCCAGGCGCCTTAGGATGGAAAGCTGCACCTCCTCCGGGTACTGGGTGCCGAGGAGCCTGTTGGCGTACTGGGGGCGGAAGGGGATGGGCTCGGGTTCTCTGGGAGTTCCCTCCTCCAGGATGCTCTCCGCCACCCGGGCCCCCGCCAGGGCCTGGAGGAGGCTTAGGGCCCTCCTTGCTGCGGGCACCTGGCCCATGGGGTCCACCCCTCGCTCAAAGCGGTAGCTGGCC from Thermus caldifontis carries:
- the pheT gene encoding phenylalanine--tRNA ligase subunit beta; translated protein: MRVPFTWLKSYVPELESPEALEERLAGLGFETDRMERIFQMPKGVVFARVLEVTPLGLTEAHPIPKTGLKRLVLDAGRVVEVVSGAENARAGIGVALALPGTEVRGVRIGERTIQGVVSHGMALSPKELGVGEYGGGLLEFPPDALSPGTPLAEAWPEEEVLDIEVTPNRPDALGILGLAFDLHALGYSLVLPEGRLETEGVPIPFGLRVEDPKGAFHFTLSYAFGLRVGPSPIWLQRILFACGMRPISNVVDVTNYVMLEWAQPMHAFDLRFIGEGILVRRAQPKERLVTLDGVERELHPEDLVIAGYQGERSFPLGLAGVMGGAESEVREDTEAIALEVAQFDPVSIRKTARRHGLRTEASYRFERGVDPMGQVPAARRALSLLQALAGARVAESILEEGTPREPEPIPFRPQYANRLLGTQYPEEVQLSILRRLGCRVEGEGPYRVTPPSRRLDLKLEEDLVEEIARIQGYESIPLDLPAFFPAPDNRGVERPYQRERRLKDLLAGLGFQEVYTYSFMDPEEAPLFRLPPPPWRLKNPLSPEKAALRTHLFPGLLRLLQENLALDRPPKALLFEVGKVFGKEGTRVREETHLAGLLFGEGLGLPHGEKLSGYPLLKGLLEALLDRLGLGLRVEAHPYPFLHPGVSGKVWVAGEEKGFLGQVHPEILAALELPPVFLFELVLPLPEKPFRFQDPSRYPLALRDLAVVVPEATPYGEVEALLRQAAGPYLESLQLFDLYQGPPLKEGEKSLAFHLRFRHPERTLKDEEVEEAMARLLAALRARGWYIRG